From the genome of Verrucomicrobiales bacterium:
CAGCCGCGCGGGTCGTAGCTCGTTGGCCTTGATCAATAATCGAACTCTGGGAGTTGGAGAACAGGCAAAGGTGCGCATCGGGGAGAGTTCCGTGGTCATCAAATGTCTCAGCATTAACGCCCAGTCGGTGGTGGTTCAGTGGGAAGGCACAAATCGGAAACAGGAGCTCGTGTTGAGCGGGCCGTAGCCCCACGGTTCGCCCACGTCGCGGTGGGTTAACGGTCGAATCCTGACTCCGATCATGCTGCCCAACGCGCCTGACAATCCATAAGCTGCGGTGGATATTTGAATCCAGGACGGACCTTAGTCCCAACCGACCCGGCGATGGAGCTTTCCTCGATGGAGTAACTTTCACGCCAAGTGCGTCCATGCGTCCAAGAATCCTGGTGCAACCGCGGGGCGGGGATGTGGAATCAGGAAGCAAGGCATCCGTATTCGTAACCAAAACCCAACCTGCCCCCGAAATAACGCGGAAGAAAAAAGGCACGACGAGGTTCAAGCTCTCCAACTTCATTCCACTCCCGATCTCCGAGAGCGTCTCAGTTCAAAGACCATGATGACGCCAGCCATCAATGGGAGGCCGCAGGGCAGAATTCCAGCGACAATCAGCATGCGCTGAGGGTCGGTCTCACCAACCAGCCTGACTTCTTCCGTTCGATCCCCCGAAAAGTGGAACTGGATGCGACTAGGGAAGTCGAAGAGTTTGTTTTGAGCGAGAACGGCTTTGACTGTGAACAGTTCGTTCTCGGGCTGGATGACGTAAACGGGGCGCTCCAGGACCTTAAGAAAGGGAGCGCGATACCGGTCGATGACAACACCCTCCACTACCGCATACAATCGCTTTCGCTGGAATGCCCGATACTCTTGATAGGTGGCGTAAATCACTGGCGCCAGCGGCAAGGCACCCAAAAGGAAGAGGATGATCATCGACCATGCCGGATGCCTCAACATGCCGGCTCGAACTTGCCTGCGCGTCTCCTCAGAAACTTCAATATACATCGCACCTTTGAATCCTAGGAACTCTTCATCAGATGATGAGGACAGATTTATCTGTTTTCGGTAGGTTGGCGAACCAAAAGAGATCCGCAAAGGCTTGAGGGCCTTAGGACGGATCCCTACGAACGAATTTCTGAGCCTAGCCCCTCACCCACCCTGTATCCGTCCGCCTCTTTCGTCTCCTTTCGTTTCTTGCGGCTAATGCTGGAGTCCCTGCTAACAAGGCCCTCGGTTATGAGTAACAGATCCCTTCGTGGCTTTGTGGCTTCGTGTGATATATTCGGCCGTCCCCTTGGGCATCCCACCGATAGGCCGAGACGGCCCACACTACAATTGTGGCGTCGTCCGGAGGCTGAGCTTACCGCTCACTCCGCAAACGATAGAATCGCTGCGACGCTACCCGGGCATCCGGATCCGCGTAGGTGCTGAACCCGGGGGCTGCTTCTTCGTGAGCGACGGGCTGCCAGTCCATCAAATCATCCGAAGCTTCGACGGTGATCATCCCCTGCCCTCCGATCCATTGAATTTGGAAGGAGCCATCCGGGAGCAGGCTCCCTGAACTGATGAACTCCAGGGGCATCGGTGGACCCACCACCAGTTCCGCAGCCTCACTGAGGACGCCTCCTGCGCTGTTTTTCACCAGGACGGTATAGGATCCAGCATCGGAGGCCGAGACCCCATGCAGGGTGAAACCAGCATTGGTCGCCCCCGAAAGTGCCACTTTGTTTTTGGACCACTGGTAGGTGGGGCTGGGTCGGGAGTTGACCGCCACGACGAAGGTGGCGCTCTGGCCGAGCGGCACGATTTGGTTGGTGGGCTGTTGGGTAATCACCGGCAACACCGCCGGCTTCACGGTAAGCACTGCCGCCGTGCTGGTAACACTCCCAGCGCGATCGCTCACGACCACCGTGTAGGAACCTGCGTCGGTTGTCTTGGTGACCGGGAGTGTGTAGACCGATCCTGTCGCACCGAGGATGTTCGCGGTGCCTTTGCGCCATTGATAGCTCAACGGAGCATTCGCTGTGGCGGTGACGTTGAAAGTAGCGCTTTCTCCGACCACCACCGTCAGATTCGTAGGTGCCTGCGTGAGGGTTGGGGGAAAGATCACGGTCAAGCTCGCGTTGGTGCTGCTCACTGAGCCCGCCAGGTTGGTGACGGTCACCGAGTAGTCGGCCACATCCGTCGCCTTCACTGCTGCGATGCTAAACGTTTGCGACGTCGCTCCCGTGATCCGGATACCTCCTTTGAGCCACTGATAACTTAGAGGTGCGGTGCCGGTCGCCAGTACACTGAAGCTGGCGGTCTTGCCTAGGTTCACGATGAGGTTGGTGGGCTGCCTGGTCAGCTGAGGCGGGACTAACACCTTTAACGTGACGCTAGTGCTGGTCGCTTTTCCAGCCACGTTGGTCACCACAACGGAGTAGCCGGCTGCGTCCGTTACCTGAGCGCTCGGAATGAGGTAACTGGCACCCGTTGCTCCCGGGATGGGAACCGTGCCTTTGAGCCATTGATAGCTCAGCGGCGCATTGGCCGTTGCCGTCACCGTAAATAGGGCACTCTGACCTAGGATGACGGTGAGGTTGGTGGGAGCTTGTGTAATCGTTGGTGGCACCAGGACCGTGAGCGTGGCGTTGCTGCTGGTAATCCTCCCAGCCACATTGGTGACAGCAACCGAGTAGTCGGCAGCGTCCGTTGCCTTGGTTACCGCAATGCTAAACGTTTTACTGGTAGCTCCCGCGATCTTTACTCCTCCCTTGGACCATTGATAGCTCAGCGGCGGGGTGCCGGCCGCAGTGACACTGAAGCTGGCTGCCTTGCCGACGATGACCGTAAGATTGGTCGGCTGCTGGATCAACGAAGGAAGGGCCAGGATGGTAACCGATGCGACGCGGCTGGTGACGCTGCCTAACGCGTTCGAAGCCACACATCGAAACTGGTGGCCCGACAGGTTCGTGGTCGTGTTTGGCAACACTAACTGAGGCGATGCCGCTCCCACAAAAACCTCACTGTCAACAACGTTGCTCCACACCGATAGGCTCACCGGTTTCCGTTGCCATTGATAAGTTGGCGCCGGGTTTCCCGTCGCAACCGCCGATAAGGCGAGGGTCTG
Proteins encoded in this window:
- a CDS encoding immunoglobulin domain-containing protein encodes the protein MNPPIVSNAATVVETGSAFMTASNGQLSQSKPQLCFDLFGLRERAGVPIGWTCVFALSLMFSSVCRAQDPVQVWFPLNEGDVRNFQFAGQSLQEQVAMSGSAGTRRIFSITEGGTVARLSTGDGVLRLESLTDSGFLIEFRPGLQILTAATALRGGSLISSSQLLVGGSLIPGGVVSLTSTIGLIGGVTVPAGDFVDCRELKWDLRVSVPGRTAALITQAFILAPQVGPVREAAIDANQNFLGWWDLVSGTVGGLDVRTLTNRISPSFSEQPTNETALVGQTLALSAVATGNPAPTYQWQRKPVSLSVWSNVVDSEVFVGAASPQLVLPNTTTNLSGHQFRCVASNALGSVTSRVASVTILALPSLIQQPTNLTVIVGKAASFSVTAAGTPPLSYQWSKGGVKIAGATSKTFSIAVTKATDAADYSVAVTNVAGRITSSNATLTVLVPPTITQAPTNLTVILGQSALFTVTATANAPLSYQWLKGTVPIPGATGASYLIPSAQVTDAAGYSVVVTNVAGKATSTSVTLKVLVPPQLTRQPTNLIVNLGKTASFSVLATGTAPLSYQWLKGGIRITGATSQTFSIAAVKATDVADYSVTVTNLAGSVSSTNASLTVIFPPTLTQAPTNLTVVVGESATFNVTATANAPLSYQWRKGTANILGATGSVYTLPVTKTTDAGSYTVVVSDRAGSVTSTAAVLTVKPAVLPVITQQPTNQIVPLGQSATFVVAVNSRPSPTYQWSKNKVALSGATNAGFTLHGVSASDAGSYTVLVKNSAGGVLSEAAELVVGPPMPLEFISSGSLLPDGSFQIQWIGGQGMITVEASDDLMDWQPVAHEEAAPGFSTYADPDARVASQRFYRLRSER